Proteins found in one Actinokineospora alba genomic segment:
- a CDS encoding glycine C-acetyltransferase, with the protein MFGAMREDLRAGLDEIRAAGLYKAERVITTPQQASVRVDSSEPVLNFCANNYLGLADHPTLVKSAQDALDEWGFGMASVRFICGTQAPHKALEARLSQFLGTEDTILYSSCFDANGGLFETLLTDQDVVISDELNHASIIDGIRLCKAGRARYRNRDMADLEAKLKEAADARYRLIATDGVFSMDGYLAPLDEIVALAEKYDALVMVDDSHAVGFMGETGRGTPEHFGVGDRIDIYTGTLGKALGGASGGYVSGHAEIVEMLRQRSRPYLFSNSLAPSITAAALATLDLLDSSADLLVRLRENSALFRARMTEAGFDLLPGEHPIIPVMIGDAAKAGRMADLLLDQGVYVIGFSYPVVPHGKARIRTQMSAAHSTDDVNRAVDAFIAAREKMDG; encoded by the coding sequence ATGTTCGGCGCTATGCGCGAAGACCTGCGGGCGGGACTCGACGAGATCCGGGCGGCCGGTCTCTACAAGGCGGAGCGGGTGATCACCACCCCGCAGCAGGCGTCGGTCCGGGTCGACTCCTCCGAGCCGGTGCTGAACTTCTGCGCCAACAACTACCTCGGCCTGGCCGACCACCCGACGCTGGTGAAGTCCGCCCAGGACGCCCTGGACGAGTGGGGCTTCGGGATGGCGTCGGTGCGGTTCATCTGCGGGACGCAGGCGCCGCACAAGGCCCTGGAGGCCCGGCTGTCGCAGTTCCTGGGCACCGAGGACACCATCCTCTACAGCTCCTGCTTCGACGCCAACGGCGGTCTGTTCGAGACCCTGCTGACCGACCAGGACGTGGTCATCTCCGACGAGCTGAACCACGCGTCGATCATCGACGGCATCCGCCTGTGCAAGGCCGGGCGGGCGCGGTACCGCAACCGCGACATGGCCGACCTCGAAGCCAAGCTCAAGGAAGCCGCGGACGCGCGCTACCGGCTGATCGCCACCGACGGCGTCTTCTCCATGGACGGCTACCTCGCGCCGCTCGACGAGATCGTCGCCCTCGCGGAGAAGTACGACGCGCTGGTCATGGTCGACGACTCGCACGCCGTCGGCTTCATGGGCGAGACCGGCCGCGGCACCCCGGAGCACTTCGGCGTCGGCGACCGCATCGACATCTACACCGGCACCCTCGGCAAGGCCCTCGGCGGCGCCAGCGGCGGCTACGTCTCCGGCCACGCCGAGATCGTCGAGATGCTGCGCCAGCGTTCGCGCCCGTACCTGTTCTCCAACTCGCTGGCCCCGTCGATCACCGCCGCCGCGCTGGCCACGCTCGACCTGCTCGACTCCTCGGCCGACCTGCTGGTCCGCCTCCGCGAGAACAGCGCGCTGTTCCGCGCGCGCATGACCGAGGCGGGCTTCGACCTGCTGCCCGGCGAGCACCCGATCATCCCGGTGATGATCGGCGACGCCGCGAAGGCGGGCCGGATGGCCGATCTGCTGCTCGACCAGGGCGTCTACGTCATCGGGTTCTCCTACCCGGTCGTGCCGCACGGCAAGGCCCGCATCCGCACCCAGATGTCGGCGGCGCACTCGACCGACGACGTCAACCGCGCGGTCGACGCCTTCATCGCCGCTCGGGAGAAGATGGACGGGTGA